TGTGTTATATATTCTGTATTTTCGAAGTTGTCCATCAGATGGAGGGCCGAATTTGTTATAGTCAAGATTATCTGTATTTATGCCAAAAAGATAGAATTTTACGTGGTAATACAATTCTTTTACATATAATTTGGCCCATGCCTTCGCTGTCCTTGATCTGCTGCTGATCTGGCTATTCGAGCGCAATTCACTGAAATGAATTCGCTTACTGGCATCACAACTTGCATCATTCTTGGCTCTACGTAAGCACTCGCCGAGTAACACTGATGTATGTGAATTGCAAATAATGTAGCCGTGATACAGCCATCCTGGAATCATTCTTTCATCGTGAAATATCAATGCCTCGATTTTAGCCATGATTCTTACCTGGATAACGCATTGACCTGTGCAGTTTTCATAAATAATATTACATCAATGAATTAATGCGAATCTGACTAAATTACTTAGATCACCATTGTGAGTCATATCGATGAGCACTTAGAATACAAACCCATCTATTTGTTACTGATTTGCGATTTTCATGGCCTTACTATTCCCAAACACCCAAATCGCTTCAAAAATCTTTCATGATAAGTTGCCCCTTTAAAATATGGATATTTAATAATAGTGAGTGCAAATATAACAAAGATTTATCAAGACTAAAGTTTGTTTATAATTATTCTAAAACTTAAAGATTTTATTTACATAGAAATAATAAGTGAATCGGAGGCTAATATCCTACTAATCAAAATCTCGCAACGATCATGCATGAATTTATTTAACTAAAGCAATTCTGTCTGGCGTACGGAATCCTCTTTTTATTAAGATGTCTCTTTCCTTCAGCAGACAAGCGCGATTATGTGCTATTGCATCATCAAATTGCTTCCGTTCCCACGCACCAATACACTTATAACCATCATCATAAAAAGGATCATTATAATTCGGAATGTTCAAATATCGCACGACATTTTTCTTTTTCTCATACTTTTCACTGTTCAACTCGCATTCAATGTCAAATTCTCGGCCAATATGATGAAAAAGAACGCATTGTTCGAATTCACTATTAAATGCATACAACGGTCTTCTCAAGCTGTCAATAATTGTATTTGTTATAGATTTCAGCGCCTCGATTCCATCATGTGACTTGGCACAGTAAATGCGAATATGATCCCCATCAATATATCCTAGAATAACTTGGATTATGTCTTTATATCTTCTAGAATCATTAAAATAATCACTAAAATTTCCGATAGTCTCAATGTCAATTATAGTTCCTATAAAATCAGACGCAATTTTTTCTTCGTAGTCTGCTATCATTCAATTTTCCTCCTTTCTATCGATTCAGCTTCAATTTAAAGGTTATAAATTTACATGCAATTAATAATACACAGGATACTTTTTATTACGACAATTTTGAGACCATTGATATGACTAATAAAAGTGCAGTAAAAAACTCAAGTAACTAAAACCATGCATAATCGCAGAAAATACAAGAGACTCCGTCTATCACTCTATATCTCCCCCTATGATGATTATATCAGTATATGCATATACTGATAATTTTACAGGAAGTTCACAGTCGGGATACAATGATGAAATTGCGCGGCTGGGTATAGGTTCTAATCCAAAATCACGTGTAATAAAAAAGGGGCGGCATGAAAATGCCGCCCCTTTACTTTATATACCGTCCACTACGCGATTGTCTGTCTTTTTTTCGCAGAATACTGTGCCCTGTGGCTCCTGGCCAAAGGACAACTGCAGGATTTACAGTTTTTTATCGTGATCTCGCTGTGGGAATGTTCTACCAGGTGAAAGGTGAACTTGCAGCCCCCGTCGTGAATATTAACCCCGTTGCAAAAACCTTTGTTCTTATCGAATTCCATTTCGTCTCCCCTTAATACTTGACCGGGGACATACGTAAGCCCTTTACGGACCTGCATATATCCCCGGTTCAAATTGTGTGCTACTTTATTTAGTTAGTGCTGTAGCTGCGCTCGCCGTAATTTGAGTTGCCGCTCTGCTGTTTCTTAGCTTTTCGGCAGCCCTGGCAGCGCTTCGGTTCGTTGGTATAACCTTTGGTGGCGAAGAACTCTTGTTCTCCCGAAGTGAAGGTAAAGGTAGTACCACAATCGACGCACTTGAGCGATTTGTCTTGAAAACTCATCGGATGCCCTCCTTTAATAAATTTAGTCAGTATTCGGGCCATCCAATGCTTGTCTT
This genomic window from Dehalococcoidia bacterium contains:
- a CDS encoding zinc-ribbon domain-containing protein — translated: MSFQDKSLKCVDCGTTFTFTSGEQEFFATKGYTNEPKRCQGCRKAKKQQSGNSNYGERSYSTN